The genomic segment AAGTTGACGCCACTTTCACACGAAGTTATCAGCAGACAAGCCACAATTAATATAGGTACGATTGGACATGTAGCTCACGGGAAATCCACAGTTGTCAAAGCTATTTCTGGAGTTCACACAGTTAGGTTCAAAAATGAACTAGAAAGAAATATTACAATCAAGCTTGGATATGCTAATGCTAAGATTTATAAACTTGATGACCCAAGTTGCCCTCGGCCAGAATGTTATAGATCTTGTGGGAGCAGTACACCTGATGAGTTTCCTACAGACATTCCGGGGACCAAAGGGAACTTCAAATTAGTCAGACATGTTTCCTTTGTTGACTGTCCTGGCCACGATATTTTGATGGCTACTATGCTGAACGGTGCAGCAGTGATGGATGCAGCTCTTCTGCTGATAGCTGGTAATGAATCTTGCCCTCAGCCTCAGACATCTGAACACCTCGCTGCTATAGAGATCATGAAACTGAAGCATATTTtgattctacaaaataaaattgatttggtAAAAGAAAGTCAGGCTAAAGAACAATACGAGCAGATCCTTGCTTTTGTCCAAGGTACAGTAGCAGAGGGAGCTCCCATTATTCCAATTTCAGCTCAGCTAAAATACAATATTGAAGTtgtttgtgagtacatagtaaaGAAAATTCCAGTACCCCCAAGAGACTTTACTTCAGAGCCCCGCCTTATTGTTATTAGATCTTTTGATGTCAACAAACCTGGCTGTGAAGTCGATGACCTTAAGGGGGGTGTAGCTGGTGGTAGTATCTTAAAAGGAGTATTAAAGGTGGGCCAGGAGATAGAAGTAAGACCTGGTATTGTTTCCAAGGATAGTGAAGGAAAACTCATGTGTAAACCAATCTTTTCCAAAATTGTATCGCTTTTTGCGGAGCATAATGATCTGCAGTATGCTGCTCCGGGTGGTCTTATTGGAGTTGGAACAAAAATTGACCCCACTTTGTGCCGGGCTGACAGAATGGTGGGGCAAGTACTTGGTGCAGTCGGAGCCTTACCTGAGatattcacagaattggaaatttCCTATTTCCTGCTTAGACGGCTTCTAGGTGTACGCACTGAAGGAGACAAGAAGGCAGCAAAGGTGCAAAAGCTGTCTAAGAATGAAGTGCTTATGGTGAACATAGGGTCCCTGTCGACAGGAGGGAGAGTTAGTGCTGTCAAGGCCGATTTGGGTAAAATTGTTTTGACCAATCCAGTGTGCACAGAGGTAGGAGAAAAAATTGCCCTTAGCCGAAGAGTTGAAAAACACTGGCGTTTAATTGGTTGGGGTCAGATAAGAAGAGGAGTGACAATCAAGCCAACAGTAGATGATGACTGACAATACcagttaaataataaatttggatGGAGTTGGAAGTTGAAATTTCTCTTAACAACCAAGgaatttattttcaaagcaatATTGGGGAATTTATTTACAATTTGTTACTTTAGTAGATAGCTATaaggttattttcatttttttggttatgAAAACTTAGAGACTACAATTAATGTAAAAATTGGCATGATGTTGGACTGAATCTGTATTTTGACAGACTTGAAgacctttttgcttttctttggccTCATATTTTATGTtgctttatctttgaaattttgCATGTAAAGGAAATTAATgggttgaaataaaatttttctttagagcATGAGTACTTGTTCCTATGGagaaatctttttcttcctttctcttctggcCTGAAACATGGGAAACCAGAGTCAGAAGTTATCTTCCTTTCCCTGTGAtgtcttgagatttttttctacattgttttATGCCTGAAATCAAATACTCTTCCTCCACTGGAAAATATTGTTATACCAAATAATTCTAAATGAGTAACAAATACCTTTCTAAgtcttcattttatgttttttcttagCTGTTATATTATGATCATAACAGATTGTAATATTACTAATTTTTGGACATTTGAAAAGGCACAGAAGTAAAAGATGTTAGAAAGCAGTAAGTGAGTCAAGATGCCccacagagattctgatttaattgttcCGATTTAATTGGCTTGGAGTAGAATTCAGACATtgatatctttaaaaactctccCCAGTGTTGAGAAATTTAGAGAGTTAAGAAGTAGGTATATTAAATTACAGAATCTTACTGAGTTTTGGTAGTCTGATAATAcagtttgctttgcttttcttaaatttgCATTGAGATGGGATTTGAAGCATGTTATTGTACTCTTTTTGAATGTCGAAGTTGCATTGTAGCAGTGTGTAACCTCTGGCTATGGGTTATCTAAGTTGATGTTTTGAGGATGTATATTAATGTTATATATGTGGCTGACTTTGAAGGTTGTGTTGTAGCATGAGGAACAAACATTTATACATccaaaaaaaggggggaggggggaagggagtTTTTATACTGCTAGAGAATGAGAGATGGGGAGTTTCAAAGAATATaggggaaaaggctgtttcttcAGTCTCAGATAACAACTTGAGCAATCTTCAGTCTCAGATAACAACTAGGCATCAGCAGCTGGTCACAAAGCCCTTCGAGGTATTCATCCCTTCCGCACACATTTTTGTGACCCTGAAGTTACCTCTTTGTGCTTGAGAAGGAAGCAGTACATCTGCAGTTTATAATTATATTGTGGAAACAAGGAGAACTGGGCAAAAAGCGAGTTGTTAAATGTACCAGCAAGCAGGGGTCCGATCAGAATTTTCATGATTTCAGTCACTAAAAAAGGCTGGGGTGCTGAAATCTCAACAGTCCCATTTACATTCTTGGACCAACCTTCACTAAGCATGGCCCAGCTTTAATGGGTAGAGCTCCTCAGTAGAGGTGATGCAGAGAGAGCCCTGAAGTATCATGACTTGAAGGAAACCAGCAAAAGTTCTGGATAGCATAGCGGGTCTCAGTGGATCTCGAATTGGGGTCTCTGGACTGGCAACATCAGCACGACCTGGGAACTttagttagaaatgcagattgcCAGGCACCAACCCAGACCTGTTGAGTCAGAAATCTGCTGGAGCCCAGCAGTTTCTGTTTTCACAAGGCTTTCAGGTCATTTTAAAGTGATCTTGATGTTTGAGACCCACTGCTCAAAGATaaccaggtttttttgttttttgttttttgttttttttttgaactgaATTAGAACATGTCTTAGAATTGTGTATTGTGCATTCCAGAGATGCATGGAAATCATAAGTAGAGGTGGTTGATTTTACCCTTCCAAGGAATTTTTGGAAGATACTTTCGGCATAGAACTAAGTCTGTACAAAGAAGTAAGCAAAGATAAGTCTGGCAAAGAAGCCAGAATCCCGAAACTGCTGGATCCTGTATTCTGTATTTCTTCTCACACTTTTTATGAGAATGCTGATTGCCTGGAGATGACAAACTAATACTTTATAGGGCGTGGAATTCCTTTGCAGAATAAAATGCTTCCCATAATTACTAATCGCATAAAAGATGTTGTAGCGTGTATTTCTTTCCCATCATAGCTTTGTTATGTATCCCATGCAATTTAATGGTAGTGTGTCTCATGAAAAAGGCTTTGAAGTGGGAAACAAGGTGcttccattttctgttttgtaaaccaaaaataaaatttgaaggccTCCATAACCATCTGAATGGGCGACCATCTGAATGGATTCCCTCCTCAGCCAGGGCACcttaaaatttaacctgaaagacTGGCTCAGGCTGTGAAAAGGGGGATTGGGAGAGGGGCTGGACATGCCtaattaacatcaacacagaccttaaatctgataagaaacatttgagggccgggcgcggtggctcaagcctgtaatcccagcactttgggaggccgaggcgggtggatcacgaggtcgagagatcgagaccatcccggtcaacatggtgaaaccccgtctctactaaaaacacaaaaaactagccgggcttGGTgccctgtgcctgtaatcccagctacttaggaggccgaggcaggagaattggctgaacccaggaggcggaggttgcggtgagccgagatcgcgccattgcactccagcctgggtaacgagcgaaactccgtctcaaaaaaaaaaaaaaacaaaaaacaaaaaagaaacatttgagaTCTATTCTCTCCAAAGCCTGCTGCCTGGAggtttcatctgcatgataaGACCTaggtcttgccgggcgcggtggctcaagcctgtaatcccagcactttgggaggccgaggcgggtggatcacgaggttaagagatccagaccatcctggtcaacatggtgaaaccccgtctctactaaaaacacaaaaaactagccgggcttggtggcctgtgcctgtaatcccagctactcaggaggctgaggcaggagaattgcctgaacccaggaggcggaggttgcggtgagccgagatcgcgccattgcactccagcctgggtaacaagagagaaactccgtatcaaaaaaaaaaaaagaaacatttgagaaaaaaaaaaaaagaaacatttgagaTCTATTCTCTCCAAAGCCTGCTGCCTGGAggtttcatctgcatgataaaacctaggtcttgccgggcgcagtggctcaagcctgtaatcccagcactttgggaggccgaggcgggtggatcacgaggtcaagagatcgagaccgtcctggtcaacatggtgaaaccccgtctctactaaagatacaaaaaatcaggccgggcacggtggctcaagcctgtaatcccagcactttgggaggccgaggtgggtggatcacgaggtcaagagatcgagaccatcctggtcaacacggtgaaaccccgtctctactaaaaatacaaaaattagctgggcatggtggcgcacgcctgtagtcccagctactagggaggctgaggcaggagaattgcttgaatccaggaggcagaggttgcggtgagccgagatcgcgccattgcactccagcctgggta from the Saimiri boliviensis isolate mSaiBol1 chromosome 4, mSaiBol1.pri, whole genome shotgun sequence genome contains:
- the LOC101045699 gene encoding eukaryotic translation initiation factor 2 subunit 3 codes for the protein MAGGEAGVTLGQPHLSRQDLTTLDVTKLTPLSHEVISRQATINIGTIGHVAHGKSTVVKAISGVHTVRFKNELERNITIKLGYANAKIYKLDDPSCPRPECYRSCGSSTPDEFPTDIPGTKGNFKLVRHVSFVDCPGHDILMATMLNGAAVMDAALLLIAGNESCPQPQTSEHLAAIEIMKLKHILILQNKIDLVKESQAKEQYEQILAFVQGTVAEGAPIIPISAQLKYNIEVVCEYIVKKIPVPPRDFTSEPRLIVIRSFDVNKPGCEVDDLKGGVAGGSILKGVLKVGQEIEVRPGIVSKDSEGKLMCKPIFSKIVSLFAEHNDLQYAAPGGLIGVGTKIDPTLCRADRMVGQVLGAVGALPEIFTELEISYFLLRRLLGVRTEGDKKAAKVQKLSKNEVLMVNIGSLSTGGRVSAVKADLGKIVLTNPVCTEVGEKIALSRRVEKHWRLIGWGQIRRGVTIKPTVDDD